A genomic stretch from Ureibacillus composti includes:
- a CDS encoding MgtC/SapB family protein gives MHLLNTDSFLLGVIYKLMIAATLSLIIGIERELKKKPVGLKTSLVIATFSCLLTIISIETAYSTPARDDINITMDPLRLAAQIVSGIGFLGAGVILRKGNDSITGLTTAAMIWGAAGIGIAVGAGFYLEAFATVVIVVVGIELIAPFLLKIGPRRLRMREHSLKARVDEDKNINNLLEFMKENEMFIDNIRIRDVLVSETHSLYEVDIKFSALFSTDTISIYHTLHSLPYIQKIEIEIIA, from the coding sequence ATGCATTTATTAAACACGGACTCATTTTTATTAGGAGTTATATACAAATTAATGATAGCAGCCACACTCAGTTTGATTATCGGGATTGAAAGAGAGTTAAAAAAGAAGCCTGTTGGGTTAAAAACAAGTTTAGTTATTGCAACATTTAGTTGTTTATTAACAATTATTTCGATTGAAACTGCATATAGTACACCCGCTCGTGACGATATTAATATTACGATGGATCCGCTACGTTTAGCTGCACAGATTGTCAGTGGTATTGGATTTTTAGGTGCAGGGGTTATCTTACGTAAAGGTAATGACAGTATCACAGGTCTAACAACAGCAGCCATGATATGGGGAGCAGCTGGAATAGGGATTGCAGTTGGTGCCGGATTTTATTTAGAAGCATTCGCGACAGTTGTAATTGTCGTTGTAGGTATAGAATTAATCGCTCCATTCTTATTAAAAATCGGTCCTAGAAGATTACGTATGCGTGAACATTCATTGAAAGCTCGAGTAGATGAAGATAAAAATATAAATAATTTACTTGAGTTTATGAAGGAAAATGAGATGTTTATTGACAATATCCGTATTCGGGATGTTCTAGTATCGGAGACCCACTCTTTATATGAAGTTGATATTAAATTCTCAGCTTTATTTTCAACAGATACCATTTCAATTTATCATACCTTGCATTCATTACCGTATATACAAAAGATTGAAATTGAAATTATAGCTTAA
- a CDS encoding cation diffusion facilitator family transporter has protein sequence MGEIFKLLKGGNKPSLVAALVNLFLGIIKGVAYFFTGNVAMFAEMMHSLGDSANQFFVFVGSALSKKAPTKNFPNGFGRVVNLVCLGAVLIVGILSYETVKEGWHHFLHPSKESGGMWIALGVLLLGTVLEGSVLHKAAKEVLHEVGVEHAGLIAVPKSFGYLNRAKPATKLVWMEDAVATAGNVLAFLAIIIANVTGYTPLEGLVSMIIGIMMFYVVGRVFLDNARGAIGETDEEMYVHIGNLVMQDPNVKDIARLEVVKEGEFLHVELVAETDPNLSLAYLDDVRDHLTEILKSQKGVTKVTISFDEDDNVKDWEHNITKDNTDSDRK, from the coding sequence ATGGGAGAAATATTCAAGTTATTAAAGGGAGGAAATAAACCTTCCCTTGTAGCCGCACTAGTAAACTTATTTTTAGGAATTATTAAAGGTGTTGCATACTTCTTCACAGGTAATGTTGCTATGTTTGCCGAAATGATGCACTCTTTGGGTGACTCAGCAAACCAATTTTTCGTTTTTGTAGGTTCGGCTTTATCTAAAAAGGCTCCGACGAAAAATTTCCCAAATGGGTTTGGGCGAGTTGTAAACCTAGTTTGTTTAGGGGCTGTTTTAATTGTAGGAATCCTTTCATATGAGACAGTTAAAGAAGGCTGGCATCACTTTTTACACCCTTCTAAAGAAAGTGGTGGAATGTGGATTGCATTAGGTGTTTTACTACTAGGTACTGTTTTAGAAGGAAGTGTTCTTCATAAGGCAGCAAAAGAGGTACTACATGAAGTGGGAGTAGAGCATGCAGGTCTTATTGCTGTTCCTAAATCATTTGGTTATTTAAATCGTGCAAAACCTGCAACGAAGCTCGTTTGGATGGAAGACGCCGTGGCAACAGCAGGAAATGTATTAGCTTTCTTGGCAATTATTATTGCAAACGTTACCGGTTATACACCACTTGAAGGATTAGTTTCGATGATCATTGGTATTATGATGTTTTATGTTGTAGGTCGTGTATTCCTAGATAATGCTCGCGGTGCAATCGGTGAAACGGATGAAGAAATGTATGTTCACATTGGAAATTTAGTCATGCAAGATCCAAATGTAAAAGATATTGCTCGATTGGAAGTAGTGAAAGAGGGTGAATTTTTACATGTTGAGTTAGTAGCAGAAACTGACCCCAATCTTTCTTTAGCCTATTTAGACGATGTTCGTGATCATTTAACAGAAATCTTAAAAAGTCAAAAAGGCGTTACGAAGGTAACCATCTCATTCGATGAAGATGATAATGTTAAGGATTGGGAACATAACATTACAAAAGATAATACAGATAGCGACCGAAAATAA
- a CDS encoding iron-containing alcohol dehydrogenase has protein sequence MNEFTFYNPVKLIFGKDALENLPTEVSQYGKKVLVVYGGGSIKKNGVYEAVLNKLSSINCEVFELSGVEPNPRVETARKGTEICKQNEIDLVLAVGGGSVIDCSKLIAAGAKYEGDPWDFVIKKAFPNDALPLGTVLTLAATGSEMNAGSVITNTATEEKFGWGSPFVFPKFSILNPEFTFTVPKEHTVYGMVDIMSHVFEQYFHNATNTPITDEMCEGVLRTVIETAPKLINDLENYELRETILFAGTVGLNGFLSIGSRGDWATHDIEHSVSAIYDIPHGGGLAILFPHWMRHNVKFNPERFAKLATRVFNVDPDNKTVEEIAYEGINELSEFWKSLGAPSKLSDYGIDDSKFDQMVSHSVDNGRLGNFRKLEADDVYAILRNAL, from the coding sequence TTGAACGAATTTACATTCTATAATCCAGTCAAATTAATTTTTGGAAAAGACGCACTAGAGAATTTACCTACAGAAGTATCTCAATATGGAAAAAAGGTTCTTGTAGTTTACGGTGGCGGAAGTATTAAGAAAAATGGTGTTTATGAAGCTGTTTTAAATAAATTATCCAGCATTAATTGTGAAGTATTTGAATTAAGTGGTGTTGAACCGAACCCAAGAGTTGAAACAGCAAGAAAGGGTACTGAAATCTGTAAACAAAATGAAATTGACCTCGTATTAGCAGTGGGCGGTGGATCTGTAATCGATTGCTCTAAGTTAATTGCTGCTGGCGCCAAGTATGAAGGTGATCCATGGGACTTTGTAATAAAAAAGGCATTTCCTAACGATGCACTTCCACTTGGGACGGTGCTAACATTAGCCGCAACAGGTTCAGAAATGAATGCCGGTTCTGTTATTACAAATACTGCAACAGAAGAAAAGTTTGGTTGGGGAAGTCCATTTGTATTCCCTAAATTTTCAATCCTGAATCCTGAATTTACATTCACTGTTCCAAAAGAACATACCGTTTATGGTATGGTTGATATTATGTCTCATGTATTTGAACAATATTTCCATAACGCAACAAATACGCCAATTACGGATGAAATGTGCGAGGGTGTTTTACGTACTGTAATTGAAACAGCACCAAAATTAATAAATGACTTAGAGAATTATGAGTTAAGAGAAACGATTTTATTTGCAGGAACTGTTGGGTTAAATGGATTTTTATCAATTGGTTCTCGTGGAGATTGGGCTACTCATGATATTGAGCATTCTGTATCTGCCATTTACGATATACCTCATGGTGGAGGGTTAGCAATTCTATTCCCACATTGGATGCGTCATAATGTGAAGTTCAATCCAGAAAGATTTGCTAAACTTGCAACTCGTGTATTTAATGTAGATCCTGATAACAAAACTGTTGAAGAGATTGCCTATGAGGGAATCAATGAACTATCAGAGTTCTGGAAATCCTTAGGGGCACCAAGTAAGCTTTCTGATTATGGAATTGATGACTCTAAATTTGATCAAATGGTCAGTCATAGTGTAGATAATGGACGATTGGGCAATTTTAGAAAATTAGAAGCAGATGATGTTTACGCAATATTAAGAAATGCATTATAA
- a CDS encoding Glu/Leu/Phe/Val dehydrogenase has protein sequence MAENLNLFTSTQEVVKEALNKLGYDEAMYELLKEPLRLLKVRIPVKMDDGTTQVFTGYRAQHSDAVGPTKGGVRFHPMVSEDEVKALSMWMTLKCGIVDLPYGGGKGGIICDPRQMSMGELERLSRGYVRAISQIVGPTKDIPAPDVFTNAQIMAWMMDEYSRMDEFNSPGFITGKPLVLGGSKGRDRATAEGVTIVIQEAAKKRNIDIKGARVVIQGFGNAGSFLAKFMSDLGAKVIGISDAYGALHDPNGLDIDYLLDRRDSFGTVTTLFENTITNQELLELDCDILVPAAIENQITAENAHNIKATIVVEAANGPTTSEATKILTERGILLVPDVLASAGGVTVSYFEWVQNNMGYYWEEEEVQEKLYKKMVDSFEAVYTTATTRNIDMRLAAYMVGVRRTAEASRFRGWV, from the coding sequence ATGGCTGAAAACTTAAATCTTTTTACTTCTACACAAGAAGTAGTGAAAGAAGCGCTTAACAAACTAGGTTACGACGAAGCGATGTATGAATTACTTAAGGAACCGCTTCGACTTTTAAAAGTTCGTATCCCAGTTAAAATGGATGATGGTACAACTCAAGTCTTCACTGGTTATAGAGCTCAACATAGTGATGCAGTTGGACCAACAAAAGGTGGGGTTCGTTTCCACCCAATGGTTAGTGAAGATGAAGTAAAAGCACTATCAATGTGGATGACATTAAAATGTGGAATTGTAGACCTTCCATATGGTGGTGGTAAAGGTGGAATCATTTGTGACCCACGCCAAATGTCAATGGGAGAACTTGAACGTTTAAGCCGTGGCTATGTTCGCGCTATTAGTCAAATTGTAGGACCTACTAAAGATATCCCAGCGCCAGATGTATTTACTAATGCACAAATTATGGCATGGATGATGGATGAGTATAGCCGTATGGACGAATTTAACTCACCTGGATTCATTACTGGTAAACCATTAGTTCTTGGTGGTTCAAAAGGTCGCGACCGTGCGACTGCTGAAGGGGTAACAATTGTTATTCAAGAAGCTGCAAAAAAACGCAACATTGATATAAAAGGCGCTCGCGTAGTAATTCAAGGATTTGGTAACGCGGGAAGTTTCTTAGCTAAATTTATGAGTGACTTAGGAGCAAAAGTGATTGGTATTTCCGATGCATACGGTGCTCTTCACGATCCGAATGGTTTAGATATCGATTACTTACTTGACCGTCGTGACAGCTTCGGTACGGTAACGACATTATTTGAAAATACGATTACAAACCAAGAATTACTTGAATTAGATTGTGATATTTTAGTTCCTGCAGCAATCGAAAACCAAATTACTGCAGAGAATGCTCATAATATTAAAGCAACAATCGTAGTTGAGGCTGCGAATGGTCCAACTACTTCAGAAGCTACTAAAATTTTAACTGAACGCGGAATCCTATTAGTACCTGACGTATTAGCATCAGCTGGTGGTGTTACTGTATCTTACTTCGAATGGGTACAAAATAACATGGGTTACTATTGGGAAGAAGAAGAAGTTCAAGAGAAACTATACAAAAAAATGGTTGATTCATTTGAAGCTGTTTACACAACTGCAACAACACGTAATATCGATATGCGCTTAGCTGCATATATGGTTGGTGTTCGCCGTACAGCCGAAGCTTCTCGCTTCCGTGGTTGGGTTTAA
- the pruA gene encoding L-glutamate gamma-semialdehyde dehydrogenase yields MIPYKHEPLTDFSVEENRQAYLEALKKVEGELGQHYPLIIGGERVTTEQKIVSYNPSNKEEVIGYVSKASQNIAEKAMQIADSTFNTWKKVDPCIRAEVLFKAAAITRRRKYELCAWLTKEAGKPWAQADGDIAEGIDFLEYYGRQMLELAKGKPLAENQGQINKYTYIPLGVGVIISPWNFPFAIMAGTTVAAAVTGNTVLLKPASTTPVIAYKFVEIMEEAGLPAGVINYIPGSGAEVGDYLVDHPRTRFISFTGSRDVGLRINQRASILNEGQIWIKRVIAEMGGKDTIVVDDNADLELAAQSIVTSAFGFSGQKCSACSRAVIVGDEAYNQVVERVVELTKELVVGDPTNEDTFCGPVNDGGAFKKVSEYIEIGKSEGRIVVGGEYDDSKGFFIHPTVFADVDPQARIMQEEIFGPVLAMTKANNFDEALNIANNTVYGLTGAVISNNRFNLEKAREDFHVGNLYFNRGCTAATVGYQPFGGFNMSGTDSKAGGPDYLTLHMQAKTVSESL; encoded by the coding sequence ATGATTCCATATAAGCATGAACCATTAACTGATTTTTCTGTTGAAGAGAACCGACAAGCTTACTTAGAGGCTTTGAAAAAAGTAGAAGGTGAACTCGGCCAACATTACCCTTTAATTATTGGTGGGGAACGTGTAACGACTGAACAAAAGATTGTTTCTTATAACCCTTCCAATAAAGAAGAAGTGATTGGGTATGTATCAAAAGCGAGCCAAAATATAGCAGAAAAGGCAATGCAAATTGCAGATTCAACATTTAACACATGGAAAAAAGTAGACCCTTGCATCCGTGCTGAAGTTTTATTCAAGGCTGCAGCGATTACTCGCCGTCGAAAATACGAGCTTTGTGCATGGTTAACAAAAGAAGCGGGTAAACCTTGGGCTCAAGCTGATGGGGACATTGCAGAGGGAATTGATTTTTTAGAATATTATGGCCGCCAAATGTTAGAACTTGCAAAAGGTAAACCTTTGGCAGAAAACCAAGGACAAATTAATAAGTATACGTATATTCCACTTGGTGTAGGAGTTATTATTTCACCATGGAATTTCCCATTTGCTATTATGGCTGGGACAACCGTTGCTGCCGCTGTCACTGGTAATACTGTATTACTTAAACCGGCTTCTACAACTCCTGTTATTGCTTACAAATTTGTTGAAATAATGGAAGAGGCAGGGCTTCCAGCAGGTGTTATTAACTATATCCCAGGTTCCGGTGCCGAAGTTGGGGACTACTTAGTTGATCACCCACGTACTCGTTTCATCAGCTTCACGGGTTCACGTGATGTAGGATTACGAATTAACCAACGTGCTTCTATACTAAACGAAGGACAAATATGGATTAAACGTGTTATAGCTGAAATGGGTGGGAAAGATACAATCGTAGTAGACGACAATGCAGACTTAGAATTAGCTGCTCAATCAATTGTTACTTCTGCGTTTGGTTTCAGTGGACAAAAATGTTCAGCTTGTTCACGTGCAGTAATTGTTGGAGACGAGGCATACAATCAAGTTGTAGAAAGAGTCGTTGAATTAACAAAAGAATTAGTTGTTGGCGACCCAACAAATGAAGATACATTCTGTGGTCCAGTTAATGATGGCGGTGCATTCAAAAAAGTATCTGAGTATATTGAAATTGGTAAAAGTGAAGGTCGTATTGTTGTTGGTGGGGAATATGATGATTCTAAAGGCTTCTTTATTCACCCAACCGTATTCGCTGACGTAGATCCCCAAGCACGAATTATGCAAGAAGAGATCTTTGGACCAGTTTTAGCAATGACAAAAGCAAATAACTTTGATGAAGCACTCAACATTGCGAACAATACTGTATATGGATTAACAGGTGCAGTTATTTCTAACAATCGCTTTAATCTAGAAAAAGCCCGTGAAGACTTCCACGTTGGGAACCTTTACTTTAACCGTGGCTGTACAGCTGCAACAGTAGGATATCAGCCATTTGGTGGATTTAACATGTCAGGTACTGACTCGAAAGCAGGTGGACCAGATTATTTAACTCTTCATATGCAAGCTAAGACTGTTTCTGAAAGCCTATAA
- the yugI gene encoding S1 domain-containing post-transcriptional regulator GSP13: MTKKYEVGDVVTGKVTGIQPYGAFVALDENTQGLVHISEITYGFVKDVADFLKIGDEVQVKILEVDENSEKISLSTRALQDVPPQKRKEQFPRKSLQDRVDESDANGFKSLRDKLQDWIEQSGH, encoded by the coding sequence ATGACAAAAAAATATGAAGTAGGTGACGTGGTAACCGGCAAGGTAACTGGTATTCAGCCTTACGGAGCTTTCGTAGCTTTGGACGAGAATACTCAAGGGCTCGTTCATATTTCAGAAATTACGTATGGATTTGTTAAAGATGTGGCAGATTTTTTAAAAATAGGAGATGAGGTCCAAGTAAAAATACTTGAAGTGGATGAGAACTCGGAAAAAATAAGTCTATCTACTCGAGCTTTACAGGATGTACCTCCCCAAAAGAGGAAAGAACAATTCCCTCGTAAGTCTTTGCAAGATCGTGTAGATGAAAGTGATGCAAATGGTTTTAAATCATTAAGAGACAAGCTTCAAGATTGGATTGAACAATCAGGTCATTAG
- a CDS encoding helix-turn-helix transcriptional regulator: MKQLFHEQLRFLREERNLSLEELSKLSQIGVEKLTQYEKGERIPSLQTILKLSNVLEVPTSNLLDGIKA; encoded by the coding sequence GTGAAACAATTATTTCACGAACAACTTAGATTTTTAAGAGAGGAACGTAACTTATCACTAGAAGAGTTATCAAAACTTTCACAAATCGGGGTAGAAAAACTAACGCAATACGAAAAGGGCGAACGAATTCCTTCGTTACAAACGATTTTAAAACTGTCTAATGTTTTAGAAGTACCTACTTCAAATTTGTTAGACGGAATTAAAGCATAG
- a CDS encoding DUF1871 family protein has translation MEIIEMNQKAIRLLKEWDPFQVGEDHYDTEAADVVAALHGIDDPSALAKVIQVVYEHSFEEWIPFEKCVSISYKLIAIKFEAKCIV, from the coding sequence ATTGAAATAATAGAAATGAATCAAAAAGCGATCCGCTTATTAAAAGAGTGGGATCCTTTTCAGGTTGGTGAGGATCACTATGATACTGAAGCGGCAGATGTTGTAGCGGCCCTTCACGGTATTGATGATCCGAGTGCATTAGCAAAGGTAATTCAGGTTGTGTATGAACATTCTTTTGAAGAATGGATTCCTTTTGAAAAATGTGTTTCTATATCGTATAAGTTAATAGCTATAAAATTTGAAGCAAAATGTATTGTTTAA
- a CDS encoding MalY/PatB family protein has protein sequence MSSFNQIYNRKNTNSLKWDQFKDRLKAKYNVEDASDILPMWVADMDFAVPEVIINAVKQRLDHPVFGYSYISDECKTAIQNWFIRHHNWHIDKNTILFHHGVVPSLASILETFTQPGDKVCISTPVYPAFTNIPTAQKRTLVAVDLVQSENSFKYDFSALEEQFKAGVKTYILCSPHNPGGVVWSKEDLEQIVQLCIKYDVLLISDEIHADIVFEGAKHIPTLTIDGAEQAKIITCIAPTKTFNMAGLHAAMMVVPNDELRAKLIENRNAHGQEDLNILAASALKAAYEDGDEWLAEMIQYVSNNMDYVVEELNKIEGVIVTKPQSTYLIWIDYRGTGLTESEMMHRILEVGRLALEPGTKYGEAGNGFLRMNVACPFDTVKDGVERFKKSLS, from the coding sequence TTGAGCAGCTTTAATCAAATCTATAATCGTAAAAATACAAACTCTCTGAAATGGGATCAATTCAAAGATCGCTTAAAAGCAAAATATAATGTAGAAGATGCATCAGATATATTACCAATGTGGGTTGCAGATATGGACTTTGCTGTACCAGAAGTTATTATTAATGCAGTGAAACAACGATTAGACCACCCTGTATTCGGCTATTCATATATCAGTGATGAATGTAAAACTGCCATTCAAAATTGGTTTATTCGTCACCACAATTGGCATATCGATAAAAATACGATTCTATTCCATCATGGTGTAGTACCTTCTTTAGCTTCGATACTTGAGACATTTACTCAACCTGGCGATAAAGTATGTATTTCAACACCTGTATATCCAGCCTTCACAAACATACCGACTGCACAAAAACGTACACTCGTAGCAGTAGATTTAGTACAATCTGAAAATTCATTTAAATACGACTTTTCTGCGTTAGAAGAACAATTTAAAGCAGGTGTGAAAACGTACATTTTATGTAGCCCACATAATCCTGGTGGTGTTGTTTGGTCAAAAGAAGACCTAGAACAAATTGTTCAACTATGTATTAAGTACGATGTTTTATTAATTTCTGATGAAATCCATGCAGATATCGTATTTGAAGGTGCTAAACATATTCCAACATTAACAATTGACGGTGCTGAACAAGCTAAAATTATTACTTGTATTGCTCCTACAAAAACATTCAATATGGCAGGGCTTCATGCTGCAATGATGGTAGTACCAAACGACGAACTCAGAGCAAAATTAATTGAAAATAGAAATGCACACGGACAAGAAGACCTTAACATCCTTGCTGCAAGCGCACTTAAAGCTGCTTACGAAGACGGCGACGAATGGTTAGCTGAAATGATTCAATATGTTTCAAACAATATGGACTATGTCGTAGAAGAATTAAATAAAATTGAGGGTGTAATTGTAACGAAACCACAATCTACATATTTAATATGGATTGATTACCGAGGAACTGGCTTAACTGAAAGTGAAATGATGCACCGCATTTTAGAAGTTGGAAGACTTGCCCTTGAACCAGGGACAAAATATGGTGAGGCCGGTAATGGATTTTTACGAATGAATGTAGCATGTCCTTTCGATACAGTTAAAGACGGTGTTGAACGCTTCAAAAAATCTTTATCTTAA
- a CDS encoding peptidylprolyl isomerase produces the protein MYPQLSKDLNPGEVLVEMNTTLGAIKLKLFPEQAPKTVENFLGHAKSGYYNGIIFHRVITDFMIQGGDPTGTGMGGESIWGSSFEDEFSPELFNLRGALSMANAGPNTNGSQFFIVQMPHVPSNMISQMEQAGFPKEVIEEYARVGGTPWLDYKHTVFGHVVEGMEVVDKIANVEKDMRDKPLEDVKIESITVFEQ, from the coding sequence ATGTACCCACAATTATCGAAAGATTTAAATCCTGGTGAAGTTTTAGTTGAAATGAATACAACACTTGGAGCAATTAAACTAAAATTATTCCCTGAACAAGCACCAAAAACAGTTGAGAACTTTTTAGGTCATGCTAAATCTGGTTATTATAACGGGATCATTTTCCACCGTGTTATTACTGATTTCATGATTCAAGGTGGAGACCCTACAGGAACTGGAATGGGTGGAGAATCAATCTGGGGATCATCATTTGAGGATGAATTCAGTCCAGAATTATTTAACTTACGCGGAGCACTTTCAATGGCAAATGCTGGTCCAAATACAAATGGTTCACAATTCTTTATTGTTCAAATGCCTCATGTTCCAAGTAATATGATTAGCCAAATGGAACAAGCAGGATTCCCTAAAGAAGTAATTGAAGAATATGCACGTGTTGGTGGTACACCATGGTTAGATTATAAACATACAGTATTTGGCCACGTAGTGGAAGGTATGGAAGTTGTTGACAAAATTGCGAACGTTGAGAAAGATATGCGCGATAAACCACTAGAAGATGTTAAGATTGAATCGATCACAGTATTTGAACAATAA
- a CDS encoding MFS transporter → MSNMKRNFIIILISNFIVSSSLTMIMPFLSLYIETMGDFSESYVQKWAGLIFGATFISAFLMSPIWGRISDKYGYKPIMIINCFGIALSIFLMGHVQDVYQFFFLRLFMGIVTGFIPTSMAFISKHTPKNVAGKTLGTLQIGSVGGTLFGPIIGGSLADAVGFSYTFILTSITISLAAFIIIIGIHEPKIDTKKKSSVFSRKNIIWAIFHHRLILNTMLVTALIQIGNFSIQPLLSLYVSDLTTSEQVAFLSGLTFSAAGVGSLIFSRFFGRLADQIGYEKVLATLLFITVLFIIPQALVTSLWQLILLRFFFGIFSGGLIPITTALIRREAPVEVQGEIMGYNQSFRFLGNIIGPVFGGIISGIATISTVFYTTGILFFIASIIVFLIQRVPRQYFEDVLKSHQ, encoded by the coding sequence ATGTCAAACATGAAACGAAATTTTATTATAATTCTCATCTCTAATTTTATTGTCTCCTCTTCACTGACAATGATTATGCCATTCCTCTCTCTTTACATTGAAACAATGGGGGATTTTTCAGAAAGTTATGTACAAAAATGGGCAGGTCTAATTTTTGGTGCTACTTTTATTTCTGCATTTCTAATGTCTCCTATATGGGGGAGAATCTCAGATAAATATGGTTACAAGCCTATTATGATCATCAATTGTTTTGGTATTGCATTGAGTATTTTCTTAATGGGCCATGTACAGGATGTTTATCAGTTTTTCTTTTTGCGTTTATTTATGGGAATTGTAACTGGATTCATTCCCACTTCCATGGCATTTATAAGTAAACATACGCCTAAAAATGTGGCAGGTAAAACTTTAGGTACACTCCAAATCGGAAGTGTCGGTGGAACCTTATTCGGCCCAATTATTGGTGGTTCACTTGCAGATGCAGTAGGTTTTAGTTATACCTTCATTTTAACCTCTATTACCATCTCACTTGCTGCATTTATTATTATCATCGGAATTCATGAGCCAAAAATAGATACAAAGAAAAAAAGTTCTGTTTTTTCACGGAAAAATATTATTTGGGCTATTTTCCATCATCGATTAATACTTAACACAATGTTGGTGACTGCTCTAATTCAAATTGGTAATTTTAGTATTCAGCCTCTTTTGTCACTTTACGTTTCTGATTTAACTACAAGTGAACAAGTTGCATTCCTCTCCGGGTTAACATTTAGTGCTGCTGGAGTAGGTAGTCTAATATTTTCCCGATTTTTTGGACGTTTAGCAGACCAAATTGGTTATGAAAAAGTATTAGCCACTTTACTTTTCATTACTGTTTTATTCATCATCCCTCAAGCCCTTGTAACTTCACTATGGCAATTGATCTTATTACGATTCTTTTTCGGTATTTTTTCTGGGGGGCTTATTCCAATTACAACTGCACTTATTCGGCGTGAGGCGCCCGTTGAAGTACAAGGAGAAATTATGGGATACAATCAAAGTTTCCGTTTTTTAGGAAATATTATTGGACCCGTTTTCGGGGGAATTATAAGTGGAATAGCAACCATCTCAACTGTTTTTTATACAACAGGGATTTTATTTTTCATCGCATCTATTATCGTTTTCCTAATTCAAAGAGTACCAAGACAATATTTTGAAGATGTCTTAAAAAGTCATCAGTAA